A stretch of DNA from Myxococcales bacterium:
TACCCGCGCAACTCGCTGTCGTACTGCGCGAACTTCCTCAACATGATGTTCAGCGTGCCGGCCGAGCCCTACACGGTCGACCCGGAGATCGAGAAGGTCATGAACCTCCTCCTCATCCTGCACGCCGACCACGAGCAGAACTGCTCGACGTCCACGGTGCGCCTCGTCGGCAGCTCGCGCGCGAACATCTTCGCGAGCATGGCCGCCGGCATCCTCGCCCTCTGGGGCCCGCCCACGGCGGCGCCAACCAAGAGGTCATCGAGATGCTCGAGGCCATCCAGAAGGACGGCGGCGACGTCACCAAGTACGTCGCCCTCGCGAAGGACAAGAACTCGTCCTTCCGCCTCATGGGCTTCGGCCACCGCGTCTACAAGAACTCGACCCGCGCGCGAAGATCATCAAGGCCGCGGCCGACAAGGTGCTCTCGTCGCTCGGCGTGCACGACCCGCTGCTCGACATCGCGAAGCAGCTCGGAAGAGGCGGCCTCAAGGACCCGTACTTCGTCGAGCGGAAGCTCTACCCGAACGTCGACTTCTACTCGGGCATCATCTACCGCGCGCTCGGCATCCCCACGAACATGTTCACCGTCATGTTCGCGCTCGGTCGCCTGCCCGGCTGGGTGTCGCACTGGAAGGAGATGATGGAAGACACGAGCACCAAGATCGGCCGCCCGCGCCAGATCTACACGGGCGCCACGGCGCGCGACTTCGTGCCGCTCGAGAAGCGCCCCTGAGCGACGCCTCTCGCTCGTGTGTGTCGGAAGGCCGCCCCCGGGTGGCCTTTCGGCTTTTGTGGCGTCGCGCAAGCGCTCGACACCATTATTCATTCTCTCCGTGGGGACGCACCACGTTCCAGGCGCGCCCGTTTCGTGAAAGCCTGGGGGCACGATGAAGCTCTCTCGCCTGTCGTTCGTGCTCCTCGCCTCGTCTCTCACGGTCGCCGCGCACCAATCCGAACCGGAGGGGCAGAAGCCCGCCGCGAGCGCCGCACCACAGGCGTCCACGGCGTCGGCACCGCAAGCGTCTGCGAGCGCGAAGGCACAGGCCTCCGCCGCGCCCCAGGCGAGCTCCTCCGCCGCTCCAAAGGGGAAGACGGCCATCTCGAAGGAGACCGCGAAGGCCTACACCGAGGCCCTCAAGAAAGGGCGCGCGGCGACGCTCGCGAAGAAGTACGACGAGGCCATCGCGGCCTTCGACGCGGCGCTCAAGGCCCTCCCCGGGGATGCACGCGCCCTCTCGGAGCGGGGCTACGCGAAGCTCCTCGCGGGCAAGCTCGACGACGCGCGCAAAGATCTGCGTGAGGCCGAGGCGTCGACCAAGGACCCGAAGCTGCTCGGGCAGATCCACTACAACCACGGGCTCGTCGCCGAGAAGCTGGGGCACGCCGAGGAGGCCAAGGCGTCGGTCGCCAAGTCGAACGTGCTCGCGCCCACCAAGGCCGCGGCCACCAAGGCGGGCACGTCGACCTGCGTGGCCGACGTCGAGACCCAGAACACCCGCGCGAAGCTCGCGAAAGACTTCCAGGCGATGTTCGACGCGCTGAAGACCGAGGCGAAGGACCAGACCAAGGTCGGCTCGAACGACGAGGCGAAGACCGGGCTCTTCGCGCGCATCCCCAAGGAGGCCCAAGACTTCGTCGTGGCGTACCAAGCGGGCGGCGAGGACGGCGGCGGCGCGTGGGAGATTCACCCCTACCTGAAGACGCCGGACGGGCTCCTCTTCGGCGTCGACACGGTGTCTACGTATTACGACTTCCCGTGCGGCGGGGACATCTCGGTGACGACGAGCGAGTCGTCCGGGCTCAGGCTCGTCAAGGTCGTGCACGCCGCGGGCATGCGCGTCCCCGTGTGCGAGGCGGACGGCGGCGAGCTCACCGGAGTGCGGCGAGAACGACACGCCGGTGTCGTCGGCCTGCAGCACGGACGATCCCAGCGTCACGTACGTGGTGTTCGACGCGGCCAAGAAGCGCATCGTGGCCACGGTGGGCTACACCGACGACGGCAAGGGCCCCAAGGTCACCATCGACGGCCGCAAGCTCCACGTCGACGGCGCGGGCTGCGCGGTCGCCCAAGACCTCTGAGTCGCGGCGACATATCCGGGAAAAAACGCGCCCACTCGCGGTAGGGGTGGGCGCGTGACCGCTCCTTCTACGCCTCGCCCTCGCATCCTCACCGGTGACACGCCCACGGGCCGCCTCACATCGGCCACTGGGTCGGGTCGCTCGAGAACCGCGTCCGCCTGCAAGACGACTACGAGTGTTTCTTCTTGCTCGCGAACATGCACGCCTTCACGACGCGCGCCGATCGCCCCGACGATATCCGCAGGGACACGCTCGAGATCGCGAAGGACTGGCTCGCCGCGGGCATCGATCCAGAGCGCTCGACGCTCGTGCTCCAGACCGAGATCCCCGCGATCGCCGAGCTCTCGTGGTACTTCGCGATGCTGCTCCCGTTCAACCGGGTCATGCGAAACCCCACGCTCAAGACCGAGATCGAGCTCAAGGATCTCGGCGATCGGTACAGCTTCGGCTTCCCGCTCTACGCGGTCGGTCAGTGCGCCGACATCCTCGCGTTTCGGCCCGAGCTCATCCCGGTCGGCGAGGATCAGGTCGCGCACATCGAGATGTGCCGCGAGGTCGCGCGGAGGTTCAACTGGACGTACACGAAGGTCGCCCCCGAGATGCCCGACGAGGAGCACCTCCCGAACGGCGGCGTCTTCGGCATCCCGCAGGCGCTCGTGGGGCGCATCGGCCGCCTCCCCCGGCACCGACGGGAAGAACAAATGTCGAAGAGCCTCGGCAACGTGATCTACCTGACCGACTCCACCAAAGAGGTCAAAAAGAAGCTCGGGCAGCTCTACACGGGCCGCCAGTCGATGACCGAGCCGGGCGACATCACGAACGCGCTCTTCACCTACGTGCGCGCGTTCATCAAGGACGAACCCAAGGTGAAGGAGCTCGAGGACCGCTCCTCGCGCGGCGACAACATCGGCGACGGCCACGTCAAAGCCGACATCGCCGCCGCCCTCGAGGAGACGCTCGCCCCCATGCGTGAGCGGAGGGCCGCGCTCGAGGGCGAGAAGGGCGACGCGCGCGTGCTCGAGATCCTGCGCGCGCACACCGACCGCGCGAACCGCGTGGCCGAGGAGACGCTCTACCTCGCGAAGCAGGCCATGCGCCTCGACTACGGCCTGCGCGACCTCCGCATGCGCCCCTGACGGCACGCGCCCGATGCCCCTCGGGGCGAGGGTCTTTTCCATTCCAGGCGCCTGGAAAAATTTCCAGGCGCCTGGAATGACGAGGGCGAGGGGCCCGAAACCCTATGAAAAAGCCTCGCCGTGAGACGAGGCTTTTTCGTTTTCGGCGGAGGTCCGCGCGGCTCGATTTTTTCGGGTCAGTCGACGTCGGTCTTGGTGCGGCGCTCGAAGTACTCGCGGAGGCCGATGAAGTAGGTGCGGAAGCCGAGGGCCTTCATCTCTTCGTAGGCCGCCTTCGGCGCCACCTTCTGGTTCTCGACGCGGTGGAGTCCGACGACGAGCCTGGTGCGATCCCGCCCGTGGCGGCAGTGCACGTACGTGAGGTTCGAGGGCGAGGCCTTCGCGAGCTGGGTCATCGCGGCCGTCATCTGGTCGTCGAAGCGCTGGCTCACCGCCGGCTCGAACGCGCTCATGGGGAAGCGCACCACGGGGATGCCCGCGGCCTTCGCGTCGCGCAGCTCTTGGGCGATGACGCCGGGCGTCGCCTCGATGTAGTCGGCGATCTCGAGGTCGACGATGACCTTCACGCCGCGGCGCTTGAGCTCCTGGATGCCCGCCGTGTTCGGGTGACCGCCGCGGAGCAGGCCCGGCGAGACTTCGCGGAAGTTCGGGAGCGGCTCCTGAGCCTGGGGGCGGAGTCGTCCTCGGCGGTGACCGCGGCGTCTTCTTCCGAAGGCTCGGTCGTGTCGGCGGCGCAGCCGGCCGCGAGGAGGGGAGAGCAACGAGGAGGGGCGAGAGCCATCGAGCAGTCATGCCGAGCCCTTAAGCATCGGCCGTGCCACGCTCGAGCTGCCTCGAACCTCGGGGTTTTCGCAGCAGTTCCGGAAAGATGCCGAAACGCAGGATCCACCTGAGCCGGACCGGATCCGTCCGCCAAGCAGCGTGGGAGGGCCTCTCCCCGGGGAGAGGACGGAACGTGTCCTGCGCTCGGGGGAGGCTCAGACGAGGTGCTTCTCCGCCTCGCGGACGGAGAGCTTGGCCATGCGATCGCGGTGCGCCTCGAGGTAACGACGGACCCAGGCCTCGTCGGTCTTTCGCGTACTCGCGGAGCGCCCACCCGATCGCCTTGGCGAGGAAAAATTCGCGGTCTCCGAGAGAGGGGGCGAGCGCGTCCTCGAGGAGCTTCGTGTCGGTCCGGGCCTTCGCGTGGAGCTGCGCCAAGACAGCGCTCCGCCGTAGCCAGATGTCGTCCTCACGGGCCCACGCGCACGACCTTGGCGGCCTCGCGCGGGTGCGTCACGAGCAGCGGGCCGAGGGTCTTCGGGGCGGCCCAGTCGACGAGATCCCACCACGCGCCGGTCACCACCACGTGCCGGAGGAGCGGCACGACGCTCGGGGTGCGCACCTTCTTGGCGCGCGTGCAGGTGAGCAGCTCGAGCGCGGCGTACCTCTCTTCGCGCACGCGGGCGCCGTCCCAGATGGCGCGCACGTCGGCGAAGAAGCGGGCCTCGTCGTCGAACGGGCGACGCGAAGGCGTGCCCTCGGGGTACCTCGCGAAGACCTCTTTGAAGAGGCGCTTCGCCTCGGGCATGCCTACGCCCGCGTACGGCATGGACGACTTTGTGGGCGCGCATCTGCGCGGCGCGCTCGGGATCCGCGCGCTCTTCGAGCCCTCGCCGCACCTCGGCGAGCCATGGGTCGCACCTTCGTCATGGTCACCCGAGGATGAGCCTGAGCCAGTCGTCTTAGTGAAGCAAGATGTGCTCCCCGAAGAAGAGGTACTAGAACCAGCCGAGCACGAGGCACCGGCCGAACGCGAGCGCCGACTGGAGCACGTCGCCCTCGCCCTTCTCGTCGACGTCGTTCAGGAGGTCTTCTTCGAGGAGCTTCTTGGCCTCTTCGTCGCCCTCGTCGGCGAGCTTCTTCAGCTCACGCCGCTCCTCGAGCACGCCCTCGGGCAGGGCCAGCTTGATGCCGAAGAGGCGCATGCCGAGCGCCGCGACCGAGCCCTGGATCGACCCCGCGAGCAGCACGAAGAACGCGCCCCGGTAGCCGAACCACGCGCCGGCGAGCATGAGGAGCTTCCAGTCGCCCATGCCGAGGCCGCTCCGACCGCGAATGGCCTTGTAGAGGCGATCGAAGCCCGCGAGCACCACGAACGAGCCTATCCCGCTCGCGAGCGAGTCGACGAGGGACATGCCGCGCAGCGTGGACGTGGCCGCCCCGATGATGGCCCCGCCGATGGAGATCGAGTCGGGGATGTACATGAAGTCGAGGTCGATGAAGGTGGCCGCGACGAGCGCCATCGCCACCGCGAACGTGGCGCCGTAGACCGCGAGCGCGCGCGGGAGCTCCCACTCGCCCGAATGCTGCAAGATGCATGTTTCGGTGAGGGCCAGGCCGATGCCGAGGCCGAGCGCCTCGACGAGCGGGTAGCGCGGGCTCACCTTCGCGCCGCAGCAGCCGGCCTTGCCGCCCACGAGGAACCACGAGACGAGCGGCAGGTTGTTCCACGGGCGAATGGGCTTTTTGCACGCGAGGCAGTGCGACGGGGGCGACACGACCGACAGCTCGCGCGGCACGCGGTAGATGACCACGTTGAGGAAGCTGCCCCACACGAGCCCGAAGAGCGCGCCGAAGAGGCGGAAGAACCACGGGGGCAGGGTGGCGATGGGCATACGACCCGAGACGATACCAGAACGTGGGCGAGGCTAGGTGCCCGCGCGCGACTCGGCCCTCGCGACGGAGGTGGCCGGTTCGACGCCCGCAGCCTCGGGCTGCTATGCTGTGCGCTATCACCGCGCCGGACAGGCGCGCCACGTACGAGGACATCCTCGGCCTCCCGGAGCACGTACGGGGCAGCTCGTGGCGGGGGTTCTCCATGCGCAGCCTCGCCCGAGCGCTTCGCATGCGCGCGTGAGCTCGCGGCTCGGGATGACGCTCGGCGGGCCGTTCGACATGGGCAGCGGGGGAGGTGAGGGGGGATGGATTCTCCTCTTCGAGCCGGAGCTCCACCTCGGGGGCGACGTGCTCGTCCCCGATCTCGCGGGGTGGCGTCGGACGACCATGCCCGAGCTGCCTGAGGTCGCGTACTTCACGGTGGCGCCCGACTGGATCTGCGAGGTCCTCTCGGCGGCCACCGCGCGCCTCGATCGCGGAAAGAAGCTCCCGAGGCCTACGCGCGCGAGGGCGTGCCTGTCGTGTGGCTCGTCGACCCGGAGTCGAAGACGCTCGAGATCTTCACGCTCGAGGCGCGGACGAGCCTCGGGCCGCGGTACGTGCTCGCGGCTGTCCATGGAGGGGACGACATCGTCCACGCAGAGCCGGTCGCGTCGTTCGCGCTCCGGCTCGCGGGCCCTTTGGGAGAGGTGAGCGCGCCCGCGATCACTCGTCGGCGGTGAGGAAGCGCTTCGCGTCGTTCGGGGCGGGGGGGCCGCTGAAGAACTCGCGGCTCGTGAGGCGCGGCGAGGGCGTCGCGGTTCGTTTGTCGACCACGAGGCCGAGGGCGCGGCCGCGCTTCTCGACCTTCACGCTGCCGTCTTTCAGGCCCTGCTTCGCGCGGAGCTCGATCGACTTGTACATGAGCGTCGGGTCCCAGCCGTTCAGGCGGAGGTGCGGCTCGGTGGGGGAGGCCCAGCCGCGACCGAGCGTGAAGAGCCGCGCGACCGAGACCTCGTTGCCCGGGTTCGTGGTGCCGCCGATGAGCGTCATGGGGATGCGCACGTCGAACTTCCACTCTTGGCCCATGTACGGCTCCATGAGGCCCGCGAGCCGCAGGAACGACATGCCGAACGCCGAGCAGCCCGAGCCCTCCTGGTAGAGCGGGCGCACGAAGCCGTACTCGTCCTCCACGTCGCGTTTGTCGTACTCCTTCACGTAGTCGAGCAGCGCGTGGCAGGCCTCGCCCGAGATGCCGTAGCGAATCGTGCCGATGCGGCCCGACGCGTAGCGATCCTTCAGCGTGGCGTCGAGCTCCGCTTCGGTCTCGAGGGCGCGGGCACGGTGCGGAAAGAGCACGCCGAGGCCGGCCTTCTCTTTGAGCACCATGGTGCGGAACTCGTCGCCCGTGGACGTCTGCCCGACCTGGCGCGAGGTGGCGGGCTTGCCGGCGATGGCGCCGCAGTCGACGCGCACGAACACGTGGCCGATGGCGCGCGAAGCCGAAGCCCTCGTTGATGAGAGTGCGCCGCGCGAGGCCTCCTACGAGAACCAAGCCGCATGTCGAGCCTCCGAGGAAGCTCTCAGAATACGGGGAGCGCACGCGCTGGCTACGTCTTTCGGGCGTCTCGGTCGGGGCGCGACGTGCCCTCGGGGCGCGAGCTCCGAAGGATCGGCGCTTCGTGTGTGGATCCCCGATGGCCCAGCGCTCACGCCACCTCGGGGAAGGGCCCTCGCCGGTGCGGGAAGAGGCCCGCACGTGCCGAAGACGACCGAGGACGAAAGTGGTCCTCCGTCGGGATGGATCGGCGCTTTCTCCCTTGAATGGAGGAGGTTGCGGCCATACCACGCGCTCGCACACGGCCTTGTGGGGCGGGAGGCAAAAGTATGGTTTCACGTAGCAAATTCTTCGGTGTTTTCGCGGTGTTGACTGGGATCGTGGGCTCGCTCCAGGCGTGCTCCGAGGCCGTCGTCGTCGTCGAAGAAGAGAGCGACGGCGGCACGATCACGTCCGTCGACGCGAGCACCGATCGCAACGCCCCCACGAAAGACGCGGGCCGTGACTCGGCCACCCGGCCGACGCGAGCCGCCCCGACAGCGCGGTGCCCGTCGACGCGGGTGGGGACGCGGCCTCGGGCGATCGCCCCGGCGACCCGTTCGATCCGCTCGCGCCGAAGCCCGGCGACCCGTGCCCCACCGGCGTGCAGGTGAACGACACGATCGACCGCCGCTGCGGCAAGTGCGGCACCCAGCGCGCCCTTTGCGACGTGGGGCGCGTCGTCGGGGCGTACGGCGCGTGCTCGAACGAGCGCACCGAGCCCACCGCGTGCCTCCCCGGAGAGCGCAAATCGCAGGCGTGTGGCACCTGCGGGCGCCAGTCGGTCCAGTGCGACACCACGTGCGCCTACGTGACGGGCGCGTGCACGGGTGAGGTCGCCGGGGGCTGCGTGGCCGGCTCGGTGCGCTCCGTCGCGACGTGCGCCGACCCGAACGAGGTGAAGCGCCAGGAGTGCTCGGCGACCTGTCAGCTCGGCACCCCCTGGGCCGTGCGCGCCGCGCGGCGCCGACGTGTCGATCGCGGTCGCCCAGACCGCGGGCGGCAAAGGTCACCCAGACGCTTACGGTCGAGGCCACGCGCAAGGCGCTCGCGCTCAACGTGCCCTTCTGCCCGACGCAGCTCCACGCGAGCATCATGTCGGTGTTCGGGTACGTGATGCTCACGAACGCCGGCGCGCAGCCCGCGAACGTGACCGTGGTCAACAAGAGCGCGACCGAGGACGCGGTCTTCGCGGCCTACGCGGGCACCTCGCTTCCGGCCGACCGCGTCGCCTGCCAAGACCACGTCAGCATCAACCGGTTCACGGTCTCGATCCCGGCGGGTGGCAGCCAGCTCGTGTACGTCGGCGGCCTCAGCGCGGCGGCGGCCGGGCCCTACCCGCTCGAGGTCGTGACGAACTTCGTGGGCGCCGAGGTGGCGGGCATGCCCGACCACACCCTCGCGATCTCGCAGACCATGGGCAGCATGGTCACGCAGGCCCCTCACGTTCAGCACGACGAAGTTCGCGCCGGCCACGGTGGGCCTCAACGCCACGGTCGACTACACCGGCGAGCACCCGTGCCCGGTCGTCAAGATGGGCTCCGAGGTCGAAGCAAGGTACGTGCGCCTCACGAACAGTGGTGCTGCCGATCGCACCGTGAACCTCGTGACGACCAGCGCCGGCGACGACTCATACATGGCTGTCTACACGGCCGTGCCCACGCTCGCCACGCGGCGCGCGTGCGTCGGCACCTACAACGACGACTGCACGGCGGCCGACTACAACGCCTGTCTGAACGGCGTCACCGTCCCCGCCAACGGAAGCGTCGTGGTCTACGTCGGCCAAGACACGGCCGACGGCGTCTACGACACGAACACCCTTCAAGTAACGACGACGAACTGAGCCCGCATTCGTGGCCGAGGTGGCGACGACCCTGCGATGATAAGTAAGTGTGGAGAATGACATGAAAATTCGTAACGGTGTGATCGCCTTCTCGGCCTTGAGCCTCTTCGTTGGAACGGTCGTCGGCTGCGCGACCGAGGCCGTGGTGGTCGACCCGCCGGACGATGGCGTCGTCGCGGCCGACTCGTCGACTGCCGACACGGGCAAGGTCGACTCGTCGAAGCCCGACTCGTCGAAGCCCGACACGGGCCGCCCCGACACGTCGACGCCCGACGTCGACGCCGGACTCCACCACGGTCGACGCGGCCGACGCCGCCCCGACGTCGAAGCCCGGTGATCCGGTCGATCCGCTCGCGCCGAAGACGGGCGACATGTGCCCCGCCGGCGTGCAGATCAACGACGTCATCTCGCGCCGCTGCGGCAAGTGCGGCACCCAGAACGCGCTCTGCGAGGCCGGTCGCATCGTGGGCGCGTGGCGCCTGCTCGAACGAGAAGACCAACGCCGACGCGTGCCTCCCGGCGAGATCATCGTCAGCGAGTGCGGCTTCTGCGGCTACCAGGTGAAGCGCTGCGACAACACGTGCTCCTACACCGAGGGCGCGTGCCTCAACCAGGTCGCTGGCGGCTGCACCAAGGGCGAGATCACCTACCTCGAGGGCCTCTGCCCGACGCAGACCGACGTTCGCCGTCAGGTGTGCTCGCAGGCGTGCGTGAAGGGCTCGCCCGAGGCCTGCGCGCCGCGCCCGCTCGACGTGCTCACGGTCTCGCAGACCGCGGGCATGACCGTGACCGGCAACTTCGCGACGACCGCGCAGCTCAAGGCTCCGCTCCTCAACGTTGGGACGTGCCCGGTCACGGCGTCGTCGACGGTCCAGTCGCTCTACCACTACGTGCGCATCAACAACACGGGCGCCGACAGCGTGAACATCACGGTGACGAACGCCATCCCCGCGGGCTCCACGCGCCCGGCGGTGACGTTCGCGACCTACACGGGCACCGCCATCCCGGCCGCTCGCCTCGCGTGCACGGGCTCGACGACCACGTCGTCGCCCGAGTCGCTCACCCTCAACATCCCGGCGGGTGGCTCGGTCATCCTCCACACCATGCTCGACTCGGGCACCGCCACGCAGGCGAAGCTCGCCCTCGAAGTGAAGACGAACTTCATCGGCGCCGAGGTGGCTCCGGCCCCGGATCACATCCTCACGATCGGCGCGAACCTGAACGACACGGTCACCCAGTCCATCTCGTTCTCGGCCACCAAGGTCGCTCCCCGCGTGAGCACGAGCGGCGCCTGCCCGCGCACGCTCACGACGACGACGGCGTACCGCTACGTCCGCCTCGTGAACCCCACCGCGATGGCCAAGACGGTCGACGTCTCGGGTGACGATCCGGAGGACACGGTCCTCGCGATCTACCCGGGCCCCGACGGCCCGCTCTCGGCCGATCGCGTGAACTGCGTCGGCTCGACGAACGACACGTGCTCGGCGGGCATCGCCACGGCCGACTCGTGCCTCACGGGTGTGACCGTGCCGGCCAACGGGTCGATCGTGGTCTACATCGCCGAGTACTTCGGCGACGACTTCAACAACACCACGCTCCGCGTGACCACCAAGAACTGAGCTTCGCGCAAAGCTCTTCGAGGGCCCCGTGTTCCACTCCGGAGCGCGGGGCCTTCGTGTTGCTCGCGCCCTGAACGGAAGGCCAGGTGTGCGGTCCGCGCGTGCGCGAGGGCCAGGCCGTGCTACGTCTCCAACACTACCGTAAACCGCGCGGGGCCGGTCGAGCTCGGGAGTGAGGCCACTTTGCGCTACGCCGCCCCAAACGGCGACGGGTCGCGTGGCGGCTCGCTAAGTGTGGAGAATGACATGAGAAATCGTAAGAGTGTGTTCGCCGTTTCTGCCATCGGGCTGTGCATGGCGTGGGCCGCCGGCTGCGCCACCGAGGTGGTCGCGGTGGACCCGCCGGACGACGGCGTGGTCGACTCGTCGACGCCCGACACGAGCAAGCCCGACACCGGCAAGCCCGACACGTCCACGCCCGACTCGGGCCGCGACACCGGCAGGCCCGACACGTCCACGCCCGACACGTCCACGCCCGACGCGGCCGACGCCGCGCCGACCACGAGGCCTGGCGATCCGGTCGACCCGCTCGCGCCCAAGCCCGGCGACATGTGCCCGGCCGGCGTGCAAGTGAACGACGTCATCTCGCGCCGCTGCGGCAAGTGTGGCACCCAGAGCGCGCTCTGCGAGGCCGGTCGCATCGTGGGCGCCTACGGGGCCTGCTCGAACGAGAAGACCGCGGCCGACGCGTGCCTCCCGGGCGAGGTGCTCGTGAGCGAGTGCGGCTTCTGCGGCTACCAAGTGAAGCGCTGCGACACCACGTGCTCGTACACAGAGGGCGCGTGTTTGAACCAGGTCGCGGGCGGCTGCGCCAAGGGTGAGGTCGTGTACCTCGAGGGCCTGTGCACGCCGGTCGAGAACGTGCGCAAGCAGACCTGCTCGCAGGCGTGCGTGAAGGGCGCCCCCGAGGCGTGCGCGCCGCGGCCGCTCGATGCGCTCACCGTGTCGCAGACCGCGGGCACCACCGTAACGGGCAACTTCGCCACGACGGGCACGCTCAAGCTCCCGCTGCTCAACACGGGCACGTGCCCTGTGACCACGTCGACCACGATCCAGTCGCACTACCACTACGTGCGGATCAACAACACCGGTGCCGACAGCGTCAACGTCACGATCTCGAACGCCATTCCGGCGGGCTCGTCCACGCGCCCGGCCGTCACGTTCGCCGTGTACGACGGTGGCACCATCCCGGCGGATCGTACGGCCTGCACG
This window harbors:
- the trpS gene encoding tryptophan--tRNA ligase: MGHWVGSLENRVRLQDDYECFFLLANMHAFTTRADRPDDIRRDTLEIAKDWLAAGIDPERSTLVLQTEIPAIAELSWYFAMLLPFNRVMRNPTLKTEIELKDLGDRYSFGFPLYAVGQCADILAFRPELIPVGEDQVAHIEMCREVARRFNWTYTKVAPEMPDEEHLPNGGVFGIPQALVGRIGRLPRHRREEQMSKSLGNVIYLTDSTKEVKKKLGQLYTGRQSMTEPGDITNALFTYVRAFIKDEPKVKELEDRSSRGDNIGDGHVKADIAAALEETLAPMRERRAALEGEKGDARVLEILRAHTDRANRVAEETLYLAKQAMRLDYGLRDLRMRP
- a CDS encoding DNA alkylation repair protein — encoded protein: MPYAGVGMPEAKRLFKEVFARYPEGTPSRRPFDDEARFFADVRAIWDGARVREERYAALELLTCTRAKKVRTPSVVPLLRHVVVTGAWWDLVDWAAPKTLGPLLVTHPREAAKVVRVGP
- a CDS encoding prepilin peptidase — translated: MPIATLPPWFFRLFGALFGLVWGSFLNVVIYRVPRELSVVSPPSHCLACKKPIRPWNNLPLVSWFLVGGKAGCCGAKVSPRYPLVEALGLGIGLALTETCILQHSGEWELPRALAVYGATFAVAMALVAATFIDLDFMYIPDSISIGGAIIGAATSTLRGMSLVDSLASGIGSFVVLAGFDRLYKAIRGRSGLGMGDWKLLMLAGAWFGYRGAFFVLLAGSIQGSVAALGMRLFGIKLALPEGVLEERRELKKLADEGDEEAKKLLEEDLLNDVDEKGEGDVLQSALAFGRCLVLGWF